In Calonectris borealis chromosome 25, bCalBor7.hap1.2, whole genome shotgun sequence, the following proteins share a genomic window:
- the RNF19B gene encoding E3 ubiquitin-protein ligase RNF19B, which yields MGSERDSESPRSSSIHSAAAKCPKPGRRRRLSFQSVFSAAAASAAGGRRRAKAEPPPAAPPPPPAAPPAPPPPPPPPPPPPEEAAVVAEGGGEEELECPLCLVRQPAENAPRLLSCPHRSCGACLRQYLRIEITESRVNICCPECSERLNPADIRRLLRDSPHLVAKYEEFMLRRCLAADPDCRWCPAPDCGYAVIAYGCASCPKLTCERDGCQTEFCYHCKQIWHPNQTCDMARQQRAQTLRVRTKHTSGLSYGQESGPADDIKPCPRCSAYIIKMNDGSCNHMTCAVCGCEFCWLCMKEISDLHYLSPSGCTFWGKKPWSRKKKILWQLGTLIGAPVGISLIAGIAIPAMVIGIPVYVGRKIHSRYEGKKTSKHKRNLAITGGVTLSVIASPVIAAVSVGIGVPIMLAYVYGVVPISLCRGGGCGVSTANGKGVKIEFDEDDGPITVADAWRALKNPSIGESSIEGLTSVLSTSGSPTDGLSVMQGNYSETASFAALSGGTLSGGVLSGGKGKYSRLEVQADVQKEIFPKDSVSLGAISDNASTRAMAGSIISSYNPQDRECNNMEIQVDIEAKPSHYQLASGSSTEDSLHVHTQMAENEEEEEEEEEEDGEQEQTCKHQSCEQKDCIASKTWDITLAQPESIRSDLESSDSQSDDVPDITSDECDSPHSQTAAACPQTPKARGAESPSAHLSHCARAEGCRLDDIVKLECIEARV from the exons ATGGGCTCCGAGCGGGACTCCGAGTCGCCGCGCTCCTCCTCCATCCACTCGGCCGCCGCCAAGTGCCCGaagcccggccgccgccgccgcctctccttCCAGAGCGTCttctccgccgccgccgcctccgccgcgggcggccgccgccgcgccaaGGCCgagccgcctcccgccgccccgccgccgcctcccgccgccccgccggcaccgccgcccccaccgccgccgcctccgccgccccccgAGGAAGCGGCGGTGGTCGCGGAGGGTGGCGGCGAAGAGGAGCTGGAGTGCCCGCTGTGCCTGGTGCGGCAGCCGGCGGAGAACGCCCCGCGGCTGCTGTCGTGCCCGCACCGATCGTGCGGGGCCTGCCTGCGGCAGTACCTGCGCATCGAGATCACCGAGTCCCGCGTCAACATCTGCTGTCCCGAGTGCAGCGAGCGCCTCAACCCCGCCGAcatccgccgcctcctccgcgaCTCCCCGCACCTCGTCGCCAAGTACGAGGAGTTCATGCTGCGCCGCTGCCTCGCCGCCGACCCCGACTGCCGCTGGTGCCCGGCCCCCGACTGCGG GTACGCGGTTATTGCCTACGGCTGTGCCAGCTGCCCCAAGCTGACCTGCGAGAGGGACGGCTGCCAGACGGAGTTCTGCTATCACTGCAAACAGATATGGCATCCCAACCAAACCTGCGACATGGCCCGCCAGCAAAGGGCACAGACGCTCCGAGTACGGACCAAGCACACATCAGGCCTCAGTTACGGGCAGGAATCCGGGCCGG CTGATGACATCAAGCCGTGTCCGCGTTGCAGCGCTTACATCATCAAGATGAACGATGGGAGCTGTAACCACATGACCTGTGCGGTGTGTGGCTGCGAGTTCTGCTGGCTGTGTATGAAGGAGATCTCGGATCTGCATTACCTCAG tCCCTCTGGCTGTACATTCTGGGGCAAAAAGCCATGGAGTCGTAAAAAGAAGATTCTCTGGCAGCTGGGCACATTGATCGGTGCTCCCGTAGGCATTTCCCTCATTGCTGGCATTGCCATTCCTGCTATGGTCATTGGCATCCCTGTGTATGTCGGGAGGAAG ATCCACAGCAGGTATGAGGGAAAGAAAACCTCTAAGCACAAGAGGAACTTGGCCATTACTGGTGGGGTCACCTTGTCTGTCATTGCCTCTCCAGTCATCGCTGCTGTCAGTGTTG GTATTGGAGTCCCCATCATGCTGGCTTACGTCTATGGTGTTGTGCCGATCTCGCTGTGCCGAGGCGGTGGCTGTGGAGTTAGCACCGCCAATGGAAAGGGTGTGAAAATCGAGTTTGATGAAGATGATGGACCAATCACAG TGGCTGATGCCTGGCGAGCCCTGAAGAACCCCAGCATTGGCGAAAGCAGCATCGAGGGGCTGACCAGCGTGCTGAGCACCAGCGGCAGCCCCACCGATGGGCTCAGCGTGATGCAGGGCAACTACAGCGAGACGGCCAGCTTCGCTGCCCTCTCGGGCGGTACCCTGAGCGGCGGTGTCCTCTCGGGAGGCAAGGGGAAGTACAGCAG GCTGGAAGTTCAGGCAGATGTCCAGAAGGAGATTTTCCCCAAAGACTCAGTCAGCTTGGGAGCTATCAGTGACAACGCCAGCACTCGAGCCATGGCTGGTTCCATCATCAGCTCCTACAACCCCCAGGACAG GGAGTGCAATAACATGGAGATCCAGGTGGACATCGAAGCCAAACCAAGTCACTACCAGCTGGCCAGCGGCAGCAGTACAGAGGACTCTCTGCACGTCCACACCCAAATGGCAGagaatgaggaagaggaggaggaggaggaggaagaggatggtgaGCAGGAGCAGACGTGCAAACACCAAAGCTGTGAGCAAAAGGACTGCATTGCCAGCAAAACCTGGGACATCACCCTGGCCCAGCCTGAGAGCATACGGAGTGACCTGGAGAGCTCCGACAGTCAGTCGGACGATGTGCCAGACATTACATCGGATGAATGCGACTCCCCCCACTCTCAGACTGCAGCAGCCTGCCCACAGACCCCCAAAGCTAGAGGTGCCGAGAGCCCAAGTGCCCACCTGAGCCACTGTGCCCGAGCCGAGGGCTGCAGGCTGGATGACATAGTCAAACTGGAGTGCATCGAAGCCAGAGTATGA